The following are encoded in a window of Thermoanaerobacter ethanolicus JW 200 genomic DNA:
- the ltrA gene encoding group II intron reverse transcriptase/maturase gives MDSKDMQRLQTTQQRGYPLNREMEFQKTTEVHSISSASEDGRNEVQRYTGKMLEMIVERGNMEAAYKRVVANKGSHGVDGMGVDELLPYLKENWATIKQQLLEGKYKPQPVRRVEIPKPDGGVRLLGIPTVLDRLIQQAIAQILNRVYNHTFSDSSYGFRPGRSAKDAIKAAEAYINEGYTWVVDMDLEKFFDRVNHDIIMSKLEKRIGDKRVLKLIRRYLESGVMINGIKVSTEEGTPQGGPLSPLLANIMLDELDKELEKRGHKFCRYADDCNIYVKSRSAGNRVMRSIKKFIESKLKLKVNEAKSAVDRPWRRKFLGFSFYTKENEVRIRIHEKSIKRFKEKVREITNRNKGISMENRIKRLNQITTGWVNYFGLADAKSIMKTLDEWIRRRLRACIWKQWKKIKTKHDNLVKLGVEEQKAWEYANTRKGYWRISNSPILNKTLTNKYFESIGYKSLSQRYLIVHNS, from the coding sequence ATGGACTCGAAAGATATGCAGAGACTGCAGACAACTCAACAAAGAGGCTATCCGTTGAATAGAGAAATGGAATTTCAAAAGACAACGGAAGTGCATAGTATATCATCGGCGTCGGAAGATGGAAGAAACGAGGTACAAAGATATACCGGCAAGATGCTTGAAATGATAGTAGAACGAGGGAACATGGAAGCAGCATACAAGCGCGTTGTTGCAAATAAAGGAAGCCATGGAGTCGATGGGATGGGAGTAGATGAACTTCTACCGTATCTCAAAGAAAACTGGGCAACCATAAAACAACAACTGCTGGAGGGGAAATACAAACCACAACCAGTGCGAAGAGTAGAAATTCCCAAACCAGATGGAGGAGTAAGACTCCTAGGAATACCTACAGTACTAGACAGACTAATACAACAAGCAATAGCCCAAATACTAAATAGAGTCTACAACCATACATTTTCAGATAGCAGTTATGGATTCAGACCAGGACGCAGTGCAAAAGACGCAATAAAAGCCGCAGAAGCATACATAAATGAAGGATACACATGGGTTGTAGATATGGACTTAGAAAAGTTCTTTGACAGAGTAAACCACGACATAATAATGTCCAAACTAGAAAAGCGGATAGGAGATAAAAGGGTACTAAAGTTAATACGAAGATACCTAGAATCAGGAGTAATGATAAACGGAATCAAAGTATCAACAGAAGAAGGGACACCCCAAGGAGGGCCATTAAGTCCCCTATTAGCAAACATAATGTTGGACGAACTAGACAAAGAACTTGAGAAACGAGGGCATAAATTCTGCCGATATGCAGATGACTGCAACATATATGTAAAAAGCAGGTCTGCAGGAAACAGAGTAATGAGAAGCATAAAGAAATTCATAGAAAGCAAATTAAAACTAAAAGTCAACGAAGCAAAAAGTGCTGTAGATAGACCATGGAGAAGAAAATTTCTTGGATTTTCATTCTATACAAAAGAAAACGAAGTAAGAATAAGAATCCATGAAAAATCCATCAAAAGGTTTAAGGAAAAAGTAAGAGAAATAACCAATCGGAACAAGGGAATAAGCATGGAAAACAGAATAAAAAGACTAAATCAAATAACAACAGGATGGGTCAACTATTTTGGATTAGCAGACGCGAAAAGCATAATGAAAACCCTTGACGAATGGATAAGGCGAAGACTAAGGGCATGTATATGGAAACAATGGAAGAAGATAAAAACGAAGCATGATAACTTAGTAAAACTAGGAGTAGAAGAACAAAAAGCCTGGGAATACGCCAATACAAGGAAAGGCTACTGGAGAATATCCAATAGCCCAATCCTAAATAAGACTCTTACAAATAAATACTTTGAAAGCATAGGTTATAAGAGTTTATCCCAAAGATATCTAATTGTACACAATTCCTAA
- a CDS encoding tyrosine-type recombinase/integrase, with protein MEEIVILGGQKRYLLVDDDGEPVESVYRFLKFKDNAGKARNTLRAYCYHLKEFFEFLQQKDRDYRDISIDDMAEFMRWLQTPHRNVKVSSIKPSQDVLQANTVNAYISSVIEFYDYLMKIDDYSIQLSQRLKKQIPGSRREFKDFLYHINKNRDYNTKILKVKVPKKRPKTISKEKIAILIDACSNLRDKFLIQLLWESGFRIGECLSLWLEDFIIDARKIDLKDRGELPNLADIKTVCSPRRIDVSADLMNLYMDYVAEYHTDEVDTNHVFIKLSGKNKYQPMEYPDVASLFKRLREKTGIYVTPHMFRHSHFDTLRKQGWGFEKIKQRGGWSNVQTPMQIYSHPDEEEMRKDWEQAEKRMKLKNKTKENDKK; from the coding sequence GTGGAGGAAATAGTTATACTAGGAGGACAGAAGCGATACTTGCTTGTTGATGATGACGGTGAGCCAGTAGAGTCAGTGTATAGGTTTTTAAAATTTAAAGATAATGCTGGAAAAGCAAGGAACACTCTTCGTGCATACTGTTATCATTTGAAGGAGTTTTTTGAGTTTCTTCAACAAAAAGACAGAGATTATCGTGATATAAGCATAGACGATATGGCAGAGTTCATGAGATGGCTACAAACACCACATAGGAATGTAAAAGTATCATCAATAAAGCCTTCGCAAGATGTTTTACAAGCAAATACTGTTAATGCCTACATATCAAGTGTTATTGAGTTTTATGACTATCTAATGAAGATTGATGATTATTCTATACAATTATCTCAAAGGCTTAAAAAGCAGATACCAGGTTCTCGGAGAGAATTTAAGGATTTCTTATATCATATTAACAAGAACAGGGATTACAATACGAAAATTTTAAAGGTTAAAGTCCCAAAAAAACGCCCAAAAACCATTTCAAAAGAGAAAATCGCTATATTGATAGATGCTTGTTCTAATTTGAGGGACAAGTTCCTTATACAACTGCTCTGGGAAAGTGGATTCCGTATAGGTGAGTGTTTATCCTTATGGCTTGAGGATTTCATCATTGATGCAAGGAAGATTGACCTTAAAGACAGGGGTGAATTGCCTAACCTTGCTGATATTAAAACAGTTTGCAGTCCAAGAAGGATAGATGTATCTGCTGACCTAATGAACCTGTATATGGACTATGTTGCAGAGTATCACACTGATGAAGTAGATACAAACCATGTCTTTATTAAACTTTCAGGAAAAAACAAGTATCAACCTATGGAATATCCTGATGTGGCTTCACTATTTAAAAGGTTACGTGAAAAAACGGGCATATATGTAACTCCCCATATGTTTCGTCACAGTCATTTTGATACACTTCGGAAGCAAGGTTGGGGATTTGAAAAGATTAAGCAACGTGGCGGATGGTCGAATGTTCAAACACCTATGCAGATATATTCACATCCAGACGAAGAAGAAATGCGTAAAGACTGGGAACAGGCTGAAAAACGTATGAAGTTAAAAAATAAAACCAAGGAGAATGATAAAAAGTGA
- a CDS encoding DUF1848 domain-containing protein, which translates to MIISASRRTDIPAFYSDWFFKRIEEGYVLVRNPFNFHQVSKVSLKKDAVDGIVFWTKNPEKMIPKLHLIEDYAYYFLFTLNPYDKRIERNVPEKSHIIEVFKKLSSKIGKERVIWRYDPIILIPEFDIEYHVKSFKEIMSELYGYTSKCIISFVTLYPKVYKTLEKIGAYEINKEQKLEIAYRFYEIAKEHSIKLETCAEELDLSPYGIEHARCIDKTLIEELSGKKLNIGKDKNQRKFCGCDESIDIGAYDTCLHGCIYCYANSSISTIKRNTKQYNVNSPLLCSKLTEEDVIKEREVKSCAVWQTSIFDR; encoded by the coding sequence ATGATAATAAGTGCAAGCAGGAGAACGGATATTCCGGCTTTTTACAGCGATTGGTTTTTTAAAAGAATTGAGGAAGGCTATGTTTTGGTGAGGAATCCTTTTAATTTTCATCAAGTCAGTAAAGTTTCTTTAAAGAAAGATGCAGTAGATGGCATTGTGTTTTGGACAAAAAATCCAGAAAAAATGATACCGAAATTGCATTTGATAGAGGACTATGCTTATTATTTTTTATTTACTTTAAATCCCTATGATAAAAGAATAGAGAGGAATGTGCCAGAAAAATCACATATAATTGAAGTTTTTAAAAAGCTGTCTAGCAAAATAGGGAAAGAGAGGGTAATTTGGCGTTATGACCCTATTATTTTAATTCCCGAATTTGATATAGAATACCATGTAAAAAGCTTTAAGGAAATAATGTCTGAACTTTATGGATATACATCAAAATGTATAATCAGTTTTGTGACTCTTTATCCTAAAGTTTACAAGACTTTGGAAAAAATAGGGGCTTATGAGATAAACAAGGAACAGAAGTTAGAAATTGCATATAGATTTTATGAAATAGCGAAAGAGCACTCAATTAAACTTGAGACTTGTGCAGAAGAATTGGATTTATCGCCATATGGTATAGAGCATGCGAGATGTATAGATAAAACTTTAATAGAAGAGCTTTCTGGTAAAAAACTCAATATAGGAAAGGATAAGAATCAAAGGAAGTTTTGTGGTTGTGATGAAAGTATAGATATTGGTGCCTATGATACTTGTCTACATGGCTGTATTTATTGCTACGCAAACAGTAGTATCAGTACTATAAAAAGAAATACAAAGCAGTACAATGTAAATTCTCCTTTGTTGTGTAGCAAATTGACAGAAGAGGATGTAATAAAAGAAAGGGAAGTTAAATCTTGTGCTGTTTGGCAAACTTCAATTTTTGATAGATAA
- a CDS encoding nitroreductase family protein gives MEALEALKKRRSVRKYLDKPIPKEILEDIIDCARLAPSGNNAQPWHFVVISDKERLKFIAEKATYGKFIEEAAACVIVYCDKNNRHHLEDGSAAAENILLAATAYGIGSCWVAGYNRTYEKEINEYLNIPDNLRMISIISLGYPAEEPKPKYKKPLSEVLHWEKF, from the coding sequence ATGGAGGCATTAGAGGCTTTAAAGAAAAGAAGAAGTGTAAGAAAATACCTAGATAAACCTATTCCAAAAGAGATATTAGAAGACATAATAGACTGCGCAAGGCTTGCTCCTAGTGGAAATAACGCACAGCCTTGGCATTTTGTCGTTATATCAGATAAAGAAAGGCTGAAATTTATAGCCGAAAAAGCAACATACGGCAAATTTATTGAAGAGGCAGCAGCTTGTGTTATTGTTTATTGTGATAAAAATAACAGGCATCATCTGGAGGATGGGTCAGCAGCAGCAGAAAATATATTACTCGCAGCTACTGCCTACGGCATAGGTTCCTGTTGGGTAGCGGGGTATAACAGAACCTATGAAAAAGAAATAAACGAATATCTCAACATTCCTGACAACTTAAGAATGATTTCTATAATATCATTAGGATATCCTGCAGAAGAGCCAAAGCCAAAATACAAAAAGCCTCTATCTGAAGTTTTACATTGGGAAAAATTTTAA
- a CDS encoding alpha/beta hydrolase — translation MQKAVEITYNGKTLRGMMHLPDDVKGKVPMVIMFHGFTGNKVESHFIFVKMSRALEKVGIGSVRFDFYGSGESDGDFSEMTFSSELEDARQILKFVKEQPTTDPERIGLLGLSMGGAIAGIVAREYKDEIKALVLWAPAFNMPELIMHESVKQYGAIMEQLGFVDIGGHKLSKDFVEDISKLNIFELSKGYDKKVLIVHGTNDEAVEYKVSDRILKEVYGDNATRVTIENADHTFKSLEWEKKAIEESVEFFKKELLKG, via the coding sequence ATGCAAAAGGCTGTTGAAATTACATATAACGGCAAAACTTTAAGAGGAATGATGCATTTGCCTGATGATGTTAAGGGTAAAGTGCCTATGGTAATAATGTTTCACGGTTTTACAGGCAATAAAGTAGAGTCTCACTTTATTTTTGTGAAGATGTCAAGAGCTTTAGAAAAAGTAGGTATTGGGAGTGTAAGGTTTGACTTTTATGGTTCTGGAGAAAGTGATGGGGACTTTAGTGAAATGACATTTAGCAGTGAATTGGAAGATGCAAGACAAATTTTAAAGTTTGTGAAAGAGCAACCTACGACTGACCCTGAGAGAATAGGACTACTTGGTTTGAGTATGGGAGGAGCTATTGCAGGGATTGTAGCAAGGGAATATAAAGATGAAATAAAGGCGTTGGTGCTATGGGCTCCAGCTTTTAATATGCCTGAGCTTATAATGCACGAAAGTGTAAAGCAATACGGAGCTATTATGGAACAATTGGGCTTTGTAGACATAGGAGGACATAAACTGAGTAAAGATTTTGTTGAGGATATTTCAAAATTAAATATATTTGAGCTGTCAAAAGGATACGATAAAAAAGTGCTTATAGTTCATGGGACAAATGATGAAGCGGTTGAATATAAAGTTTCTGATAGAATCTTAAAAGAGGTTTATGGGGATAACGCTACAAGAGTGACAATCGAAAATGCAGACCATACTTTTAAGAGTTTAGAATGGGAGAAAAAGGCGATTGAGGAGTCAGTAGAGTTTTTCAAAAAGGAATTGTTAAAGGGATAG
- a CDS encoding glucose-6-phosphate isomerase yields MKRLIGFDYSKALQFVSQKEIEYMERHAKLSLDMVLNKNAQGNDFLGWVSLPKDYDKSEFERIKKAAEKIQSDSDVLVVIGIGGSYLGARAAIEMLSHSFYNLLPKGKRNTPEIYFAGNSISSTYLSDLLELIESKDVSINVISKSGTTTEPAIAFRVFRDFLEKKYGKEGAKSRIYVTTDRAKGALKKLADEEGYETFVIPDDVGGRYSVLTAVGLLPIAVAGISIDDMMQGAYDASIVYTKNNLDENISMQYAVLRNILYRKGKAIEILVNYEPKLHYFSEWWKQLFGESEGKDNKGIYPASVDFTTDLHSMGQFIQEGSRNIFETVINVEKPVKDIVINEDKDNIDGLNFLAGKTIDFVNKKAFEGTLLAHTDGNVPNFVVNIPEISPYYFGNLVYFFEMACAISGYINGVNPFDQPGVEAYKKNMFALLGKPGYEKGKELLEKRLGK; encoded by the coding sequence ATGAAGAGATTGATAGGTTTTGATTATTCAAAAGCTCTACAATTTGTAAGTCAAAAAGAAATTGAATATATGGAAAGGCATGCAAAGTTATCTCTTGATATGGTGCTTAATAAAAATGCTCAAGGGAATGACTTTTTAGGATGGGTAAGTCTTCCCAAAGATTATGATAAATCAGAGTTTGAACGCATTAAAAAAGCAGCAGAGAAGATTCAATCAGATTCTGATGTGCTTGTAGTTATAGGTATAGGTGGGTCTTATTTAGGGGCAAGAGCGGCAATTGAAATGCTTTCTCATTCCTTCTATAATTTATTGCCAAAAGGTAAGAGGAATACGCCGGAGATTTATTTTGCTGGAAACAGCATAAGTTCTACGTATTTAAGTGATTTACTTGAACTTATAGAAAGCAAAGATGTTTCTATAAATGTAATATCTAAATCTGGCACTACCACAGAGCCTGCGATAGCTTTTAGGGTTTTTAGAGATTTCCTTGAGAAAAAATACGGAAAAGAAGGGGCTAAATCGAGAATATATGTGACAACAGATAGAGCGAAAGGAGCTTTAAAAAAATTAGCTGATGAAGAAGGATATGAAACATTTGTGATTCCTGACGATGTTGGAGGAAGATACTCAGTTTTGACAGCTGTAGGCCTTCTGCCAATAGCAGTAGCAGGCATTAGTATAGACGATATGATGCAGGGTGCTTACGATGCTTCAATAGTTTACACCAAAAATAACCTTGATGAAAATATAAGCATGCAGTATGCGGTTTTAAGAAATATTTTATACAGAAAAGGCAAAGCTATAGAAATACTTGTAAATTATGAGCCAAAGCTTCACTATTTCTCTGAATGGTGGAAACAGCTTTTCGGAGAAAGTGAAGGCAAAGACAATAAAGGAATTTATCCTGCTTCAGTAGATTTTACGACAGATTTGCATTCAATGGGTCAGTTTATACAAGAGGGAAGCAGAAATATTTTTGAAACAGTTATAAATGTTGAAAAACCTGTTAAAGATATAGTTATAAATGAAGACAAAGACAATATAGATGGGCTTAACTTTTTAGCAGGAAAAACTATAGATTTTGTCAATAAAAAGGCTTTTGAAGGAACATTATTGGCTCATACAGATGGAAATGTTCCCAACTTCGTAGTAAATATTCCGGAAATATCACCTTATTACTTTGGTAATTTGGTATATTTCTTTGAAATGGCTTGTGCCATAAGTGGATATATAAATGGTGTCAATCCTTTTGACCAACCAGGGGTAGAGGCTTACAAGAAAAATATGTTTGCACTTTTAGGAAAACCTGGATATGAAAAAGGAAAAGAATTGTTAGAAAAAAGATTGGGAAAATAA
- a CDS encoding DUF6262 family protein: MTSDHKRNTEGLAKAREKKSEECQERVDKAIQQLLKEKEKINFNSVAERANVSKKYLYDNHYDRIDTLRKQQEGLPSLKQVKREMTDASKDVLIAAKNKRIKELEKEVQRLKGILARRYGEDYDKGI; this comes from the coding sequence ATGACAAGTGACCATAAGCGAAATACTGAAGGTCTTGCTAAAGCCAGAGAAAAGAAGTCGGAAGAATGTCAGGAAAGAGTTGATAAAGCCATACAGCAACTTTTGAAGGAAAAAGAGAAGATTAACTTTAATAGTGTTGCTGAAAGAGCCAATGTTTCAAAAAAATACCTTTATGATAACCATTATGACCGTATTGATACACTCCGAAAACAGCAAGAAGGACTACCTTCTCTAAAGCAAGTAAAACGGGAGATGACGGATGCAAGCAAAGATGTCCTTATCGCTGCAAAAAACAAGCGTATAAAAGAGTTAGAGAAAGAAGTCCAACGCTTAAAAGGCATTTTGGCACGTAGATATGGCGAAGATTACGATAAAGGTATTTAA
- the pepT gene encoding peptidase T has product MSKVVERFLKYVKYHTTSDESSSTYPSTEGQLIFAKELAKELESLGLKEVNVDKNGYVTALLPSNTDEELPTIGFIAHMDTSPDMCGKDVNPQIVENYDGKDIILNKEKNIVLSPSEFPELKNYIGKTLIVTDGTTLLGADDKAGIAEIITAMEYLINHPEIKHGNIKVAFTPDEEIGRGVDKFDVKKFNCDFAYTVDGGGIGEIEYENFNAASAKIKINGRNVHPGTAKGKMKNSILIGIELQNMLPEHETPAHTEGYEGFYHLNNFEGNVEQTKMYYIIRDFNKQTFLDKKEYLKSIVETLNKKYGEGTLELELKDQYYNMREIIEKHMHIVDTALEAMKLVGVEPKIVPIRGGTDGARLSYMGLPTPNLFTGGHNFHGKYEFIPTYAMEKAVEVIIKIIELYAIE; this is encoded by the coding sequence ATGTCAAAAGTAGTAGAAAGATTTTTAAAATATGTAAAATATCATACAACATCGGATGAAAGTTCATCAACCTATCCCAGCACTGAAGGCCAGTTAATATTTGCAAAAGAATTAGCAAAAGAGTTAGAAAGTTTAGGCTTAAAAGAGGTAAATGTAGATAAAAACGGCTATGTTACGGCTTTACTTCCTTCAAATACTGACGAAGAACTTCCTACAATAGGATTTATTGCTCATATGGACACAAGTCCTGATATGTGCGGTAAAGATGTAAATCCCCAAATAGTAGAAAATTATGACGGTAAAGACATAATACTAAACAAAGAAAAAAATATAGTTTTATCGCCTTCTGAATTCCCGGAGCTTAAAAATTACATAGGAAAGACTTTAATTGTAACAGACGGAACAACTCTTTTGGGAGCTGATGATAAAGCAGGAATTGCAGAAATAATAACAGCTATGGAATATTTAATAAATCATCCTGAAATAAAGCATGGCAATATAAAAGTAGCCTTCACACCTGATGAAGAAATTGGTAGGGGTGTAGACAAATTTGATGTAAAAAAATTTAATTGTGATTTTGCTTATACTGTAGATGGCGGTGGAATTGGAGAAATAGAATACGAAAATTTCAATGCTGCCAGTGCTAAAATCAAAATTAATGGCAGAAATGTGCATCCTGGAACAGCAAAAGGCAAGATGAAAAACTCCATTTTGATTGGAATAGAACTCCAAAATATGTTACCTGAGCATGAAACTCCTGCCCATACTGAAGGATATGAAGGTTTTTATCATTTGAACAATTTTGAAGGCAATGTAGAACAAACTAAAATGTATTATATTATCAGAGATTTTAATAAGCAAACTTTTTTAGATAAAAAAGAATACCTAAAAAGCATTGTAGAAACATTAAATAAAAAATATGGTGAAGGTACACTAGAGCTTGAACTTAAAGACCAGTATTACAATATGAGAGAAATAATTGAAAAGCATATGCACATAGTCGATACAGCATTAGAAGCAATGAAATTAGTAGGAGTGGAACCTAAAATAGTGCCTATAAGAGGAGGCACTGATGGAGCAAGATTAAGCTATATGGGGCTTCCAACACCTAATTTATTCACAGGAGGGCATAATTTTCACGGTAAATATGAATTTATACCGACATATGCAATGGAAAAAGCAGTCGAAGTAATAATAAAAATAATTGAGCTTTACGCAATCGAGTAG
- a CDS encoding tyrosine-type recombinase/integrase, with translation MSVAYQVKPTVEKKQEIRKLLSGYWGNDVWDIRDSFFDDLRPAKWSLSNKTIDFSSFSSSIKNEVKYMYAYRLQEKEIRLITVVAYGIALNRFAEFLNEYYPHIASIVDITYDKALLQWRSFLVDKGMSINDDGEISNKQYETVFNQLYSFFTNLYDTRDEYEKDIWDCRKIPGAKITENKSNYYLNFSDIPVEFRELVKKFIKFRTTNNSQGQCEADIMALRLFTKYIHAQEPTWKNLTMLTRKHMENYLSWYREYTIGWKKRHIEYLISLRIFLDYIQRAMYPEAPELPSVCLLFKEDIPRKPQKPENDIKYIPERVLQQLEDNLEHLTPSEYIPIVFLLRASGWRISDILNLRYDTCLDRTSQGWYLCGDILKTQILNHRIPITDEVYAVVQAVVDEVKEKSTDDNNPNHLLFVRFDGKRKGRCPQGYLIQQALNRLSKNQNITDDQGNVFHFGNHAFRHTKGVELINNGMNILHVQKWMAHASPEMTLCYAKILDTTMRKSWEEATKQGLFKIDESGKIKKINISDIQNEDVIEWEYIRHNLDAVRMPLGYCMKPKKQECHTQLNPCLTCRNLCTTPDFIPQYELEIQETKALIERGKAQGRTVWVEKNMSLLKRYEEILKVLKEGKIHHKAGKKGREYIGEERNNDK, from the coding sequence GTGAGTGTTGCATATCAAGTTAAACCAACAGTAGAAAAAAAGCAAGAAATTAGGAAGTTATTGAGTGGTTATTGGGGTAATGATGTTTGGGATATTAGAGATTCCTTTTTTGATGACTTACGCCCTGCAAAGTGGAGTTTATCCAATAAAACTATTGACTTTTCATCCTTTAGCTCTTCAATCAAAAATGAAGTTAAGTATATGTATGCTTACCGATTGCAGGAAAAGGAAATTAGGCTCATTACCGTTGTTGCATATGGTATTGCATTAAACCGTTTTGCTGAATTTCTTAATGAATATTATCCTCACATAGCCAGTATTGTAGATATTACATATGACAAGGCTCTGTTACAATGGCGTTCTTTTCTTGTTGACAAGGGTATGAGTATAAATGATGACGGAGAAATTTCAAATAAGCAATACGAGACGGTTTTTAACCAATTATATTCTTTCTTTACCAATCTTTATGATACTCGTGATGAATATGAAAAGGATATTTGGGATTGCCGAAAGATACCTGGAGCAAAGATAACAGAAAATAAATCTAATTATTACCTCAATTTTTCAGATATACCAGTAGAATTTCGAGAATTAGTTAAAAAATTTATAAAATTTAGAACAACCAACAATTCACAGGGACAATGCGAAGCAGACATTATGGCTCTACGCCTATTTACAAAATACATTCATGCTCAAGAGCCTACATGGAAAAACTTAACTATGCTGACACGAAAACATATGGAGAACTATTTATCCTGGTATAGAGAATATACAATTGGTTGGAAAAAAAGGCACATTGAATATCTAATTTCCTTACGAATCTTCCTTGATTATATTCAACGTGCTATGTATCCAGAAGCACCTGAATTACCATCTGTATGTTTATTATTCAAAGAGGATATTCCAAGAAAACCTCAAAAGCCCGAAAATGATATTAAATATATTCCTGAAAGAGTTCTTCAACAGTTGGAAGATAATCTGGAGCATTTAACACCTTCTGAATACATCCCAATTGTTTTTCTATTAAGAGCCAGTGGCTGGCGAATATCGGATATTCTTAATTTGCGTTATGATACTTGTTTAGACCGTACTTCCCAAGGTTGGTATCTTTGTGGAGATATTCTAAAAACACAGATTTTAAACCATCGTATACCAATTACCGATGAAGTCTATGCAGTTGTACAAGCAGTAGTTGATGAAGTCAAAGAAAAAAGTACAGATGACAACAATCCCAATCATCTATTGTTTGTCAGGTTTGATGGAAAAAGAAAAGGCCGTTGCCCTCAAGGATATTTAATACAACAGGCACTTAATCGTCTTTCTAAAAATCAAAATATTACTGATGACCAAGGTAATGTATTTCACTTTGGCAACCATGCTTTTCGCCATACCAAAGGAGTTGAATTAATCAATAACGGAATGAACATCTTGCATGTTCAGAAGTGGATGGCTCATGCTTCCCCTGAAATGACACTCTGTTATGCTAAAATTCTTGATACAACCATGCGCAAATCATGGGAAGAAGCAACAAAACAGGGGCTATTCAAGATTGACGAATCAGGTAAAATCAAAAAAATTAATATTTCTGACATACAGAATGAGGATGTAATTGAATGGGAGTACATCCGACACAATCTTGATGCTGTGAGAATGCCTCTTGGGTATTGCATGAAGCCTAAAAAGCAGGAATGTCATACACAATTAAATCCTTGCCTTACCTGTAGAAACCTTTGTACCACTCCAGATTTTATACCACAGTATGAACTTGAAATACAGGAGACAAAGGCCCTTATTGAACGTGGTAAAGCACAAGGACGTACTGTATGGGTTGAGAAGAATATGAGCCTTTTAAAGCGTTATGAAGAGATTTTAAAGGTACTAAAGGAAGGAAAGATACACCATAAAGCAGGTAAAAAAGGTCGTGAGTATATCGGGGAGGAAAGAAACAATGACAAGTGA